TCGTTTTCGAACTTGCGACGGAAGTCGGCCACGATGGATTCCGCGTACTCCTCTGCCGTCATGCCCTTGGGGCGGCGGAAGGGGTAGGGGAAGGGGATGAACTGCGCGCGGTCGCTGAAGTGGCCGAAGCGGCGGCGATAGCGGTAGCTGGAGGTGATCGAGGAGGCGCCCAGCGTACGGCCGTGATAGCCGCCTTCGAACGCGAACATCAGGCTCTTGCCGCCGCTGGCGTTGCGCACGACCTTCAGCGAGTCCTCGATGGCTTGCGCGCCGCCCACGTTGAAGTGCACGCGGCCGTCATGGCCCCATTTGCGCTTGGCGTCTTCGGCGATGAACTTGGCCAGTTCGATCTTGGTGGGGTGCAGATACTGGCTGGCCACCTGGGGCAGCTCCTGCAGCTGTTCGATCATCTTGGCTTCAAGACGCTTGTTCTTGTAGCCGAAGTTGACGGCCGAATACCACATCTGCAGATCGAGGTAGGACGTGCCGGCATCGTCGTACATATAGCTGCCTTCGCAGCCCGTGAAGATCTTCGGAGGATTGACGTAGTGGACGGTGTCGCCAAACGAGCAGTATTTGGCTTCGTCAGCCAGCAATTGGGCAGTATTGATCACAGCAGAAAGCGCTCCGCAAAAATGGATTCGGTCAACGGTATGCGGCAGCAGTGTGCGTTTGCAATATTTCCGGGCTGTCGAGCATTTGTGTGGGAATTGTGGAGAGGTTCCTATTGCCGGCTTCCTGCGGCATCAGGGACTTGAAACCGGCATAGCAGCTCTCCCGCTGCGGTTTCTGCAGGCCCAAGACCCCGGGGCCGAGTCGCCACCGGCTGGCCAGGTGGCGCGGAGGCTGCTGTGGCGGGCCGATCAGCCCAGGGCCACCACGCGCAGTACCTCGGCTCCATAGGCATCGAGCTTCTTGGCGCCCATGCCGCTGACGCCCTGCAGCTCCTGCAGGCTCTGGGGATTGAGTTCGGCGATCGATGCCAGCGTGGCGTCGTGGAAGATCACATAGGCCGGCAGATTGTGAGACTTGGCCACTTCGGCGCGCCAGGCCTTGAGGTTGATGAAGCGAACCTGTGCATCGGGGCCCAGATTGACCGCAGCCGCATTGGCGGCGGACTTCTTGCTCTGCTTCTTGCTGCGTGAAGCGGCCACGGCCTCGCGCAGCTGCACCTGTATCTCGCCCTTGAGCACGGCACGCGAGCCTGCGGCCAGACACAAGGTGTCAAACACATGGCCGCTGTTTTCGCTCACTACCTTGTGCAGGCCCAGGGCCCCCGTGGCCAGCAACTGGCGCATCACGGCGCGCAGCTGCGGCTCCGAATAATCCTTGCCGATGCCGAAGGTGGACACCTTGTCGTGCCCGTACTGGGTGACCTTGTCCGTCTCCTTGCCACGCAGCACGTCCATGATGTGGCCCGCGCCATAGGTCAGGCCGCTGGCCTCGTGCACGCGGAAGATGGTGGAAAGCAGCTTGCGCGCCGCATCGGTGCCGTCCCAGAGCGCCGGCGGCTCCAGGCAGTTGTCGCAGTTGCCGCAATGGGTGCGGGCAACGGCCTGCAATGGCTTGCCGTCCAGGCTGGGCTCCTGTCCATACTGCTCGCCAAAATAGGCCAGCAGGCGCACACGGCGGCAGTCCGTGGCCTCGGCCAGACCGAGCAGGGCATCGAGCTTGCCGCGCATCACCTGCTTGAACTGTTCCTCGGCCGGGCTTTCGTCGATCATGCGGCGCTGGTTGACCACGTCGCTGAGGCCGTAGGCCATCCAGGCATCGGCGGGCAGGCCGTCGCGGCCCGCACGGCCGGTTTCCTGGTAGTAGCCCTCGATGTTCTTGGGCATGTCCACATGGGCCACAAAGCGCACATCGGGCTTGTTGATGCCCATGCCGAAGGCAATCGTCGCCACCATGACCACGCCGTCCTCGCGCAGGAAGCGGTCCTGGTGGTTCTGACGCATGTCCTGGGGCAGGCCGGCGTGATAGGGCAGGGCATTGATGCCGTTCTGCACCAGGGTCTGGGCCAGTTCCTCGACACGCTTGCGCGACTGGCAATAGACCACGCCGGCTTCGCCCTCGTGCTCGCGTTCGATAAAGCGCAGCAGCTGGTTGCTGACATCCTTTTTCTCGGCGATCCGGTAGCGGATGTTCGGGCGGTCGAAACTGCTGATGAAATGCTGGGCCGCTTCCAGCTGCAGGCGCTCGATGATGTCGGCGCGCGTCAGCGCATCGGCAGTGGCCGTCAGCGCGATGCGCGGCACATCGGCATAGCGCTGGTGCAGCACGCTCAGCGCGCGGTATTCGGGGCGGAAATCGTGTCCCCACTGGCT
This DNA window, taken from Comamonas testosteroni TK102, encodes the following:
- the recQ gene encoding DNA helicase RecQ; protein product: MSSAQSILQAVFGYEQFRGPQQAIVSHVINGGDALVLMPTGGGKSLCYQVPAIARQQLGHGVTIVVSPLIALMHDQVGALHEAGISAAYLNSTLSYDETQEVELRLQSGDITLLYAAPERLNTPRFLGLLDDLHAQGKLSLFAIDEAHCVSQWGHDFRPEYRALSVLHQRYADVPRIALTATADALTRADIIERLQLEAAQHFISSFDRPNIRYRIAEKKDVSNQLLRFIEREHEGEAGVVYCQSRKRVEELAQTLVQNGINALPYHAGLPQDMRQNHQDRFLREDGVVMVATIAFGMGINKPDVRFVAHVDMPKNIEGYYQETGRAGRDGLPADAWMAYGLSDVVNQRRMIDESPAEEQFKQVMRGKLDALLGLAEATDCRRVRLLAYFGEQYGQEPSLDGKPLQAVARTHCGNCDNCLEPPALWDGTDAARKLLSTIFRVHEASGLTYGAGHIMDVLRGKETDKVTQYGHDKVSTFGIGKDYSEPQLRAVMRQLLATGALGLHKVVSENSGHVFDTLCLAAGSRAVLKGEIQVQLREAVAASRSKKQSKKSAANAAAVNLGPDAQVRFINLKAWRAEVAKSHNLPAYVIFHDATLASIAELNPQSLQELQGVSGMGAKKLDAYGAEVLRVVALG